In the Siphonobacter curvatus genome, one interval contains:
- the bla gene encoding class A beta-lactamase, with the protein MKMIFSGFPFLRLICGFILLPLLVSAQSSLKTSDLATQRLQQELERMARLAKGKVGVCALHLESGREIRMNANDRFPMASTMKVAVAVELLRKIEKGELSYLTMTELKPSDLHPGSGTLETLFAKPGVQLSLQNLMELMMVISDNSATDVLIRLAGGTGAVQNRLKTLGIKGMSVDRTIIQLIADWEGVTLPDTSQWKNPGFYTKLEEQLTPEVRKTAQATFDKDPRDTATPQAMVELLTQIYQAKAVSAASRDTLLAIMERCRGGQGRLKGYLPPETVVAHKTGTMGASATDDVGIITLPGNAGHIVIAVMVGASQAPSELREQTIAQISRSVYDYFLYQPTPSK; encoded by the coding sequence ATGAAAATGATCTTTTCCGGCTTTCCATTCTTAAGGCTTATCTGTGGTTTTATTCTGTTGCCACTACTGGTTTCGGCACAATCTTCATTAAAAACGAGCGACCTCGCCACGCAGCGATTACAACAGGAACTCGAACGTATGGCTAGGCTGGCCAAAGGCAAGGTAGGCGTCTGTGCCTTGCACTTGGAAAGTGGGCGAGAGATCCGCATGAACGCAAACGATCGGTTTCCGATGGCGAGTACGATGAAGGTGGCCGTGGCCGTAGAATTACTCCGCAAGATCGAAAAAGGAGAACTTTCGTATTTGACCATGACGGAGCTAAAACCCTCGGATCTGCATCCCGGAAGTGGTACGCTAGAGACACTGTTTGCCAAACCGGGCGTTCAGCTTTCGCTCCAGAACCTGATGGAGTTAATGATGGTCATCAGTGATAACTCGGCTACGGACGTACTCATTCGCCTGGCGGGTGGAACCGGGGCCGTACAAAATCGCTTGAAAACGTTAGGCATTAAAGGCATGTCCGTAGACCGTACCATCATCCAACTCATTGCCGATTGGGAAGGGGTAACCTTGCCCGATACGAGTCAGTGGAAAAATCCTGGTTTCTACACGAAGCTGGAAGAACAATTGACCCCGGAGGTACGGAAAACGGCCCAGGCAACGTTTGATAAAGATCCCCGGGACACGGCTACACCGCAAGCGATGGTTGAGTTACTCACCCAGATTTATCAGGCCAAAGCCGTATCCGCCGCCAGTCGGGATACGCTACTGGCGATCATGGAACGTTGCCGGGGCGGACAAGGTCGTTTGAAGGGGTATTTACCCCCTGAAACGGTAGTGGCTCATAAAACGGGTACGATGGGTGCCTCGGCTACCGATGATGTGGGAATCATTACCTTGCCCGGCAATGCGGGTCATATCGTCATTGCCGTTATGGTGGGAGCTTCGCAGGCTCCGTCCGAGCTGCGGGAGCAAACCATTGCTCAGATCAGTCGGAGTGTGTACGACTATTTTCTCTACCAGCCGACCCCCTCTAAATAA
- a CDS encoding acyltransferase family protein, producing MSKETARQLVLFDVLRGIAILFVFGYHWHQAYFPQVLTATEGPLLSLHHATLSNLYATFSPLAYGNLGVQLFLLISGFLIHYSFLSKQESLNYKQFMLRRFWRIYPTYLLVLLFFAFQNQQLTQYVLHNERGQFSFLTHLLLIHNLFDDADILFGFNGSFWSLALEMQLYALYPLLLALRKRYSLPKVCVGLLVIHLVVITYCLYELRFKFSEITFVGHFWIMWALGALVAENYYYGKRTFRVSAPALVAFSLLFLGTKFFPTFYIFFQYIGSALLFAMLLDYLLEKPLNFTKPIYQVLSLIGVCSYSIYLIHQPLLGNLYSSIDLLGLARHWPWFKFVNVSVAFAFITFLSYSLYLVVEKNSVTLGKRLSTLGKPVRVPKQSKAFEVVEK from the coding sequence ATGTCTAAAGAAACCGCCCGGCAACTGGTCCTTTTCGACGTATTAAGGGGTATTGCTATTCTTTTTGTCTTCGGCTATCATTGGCACCAAGCGTATTTTCCGCAGGTACTAACGGCTACGGAGGGCCCTCTGCTTTCACTCCATCACGCCACACTTTCCAATCTATACGCTACCTTTTCACCGCTGGCCTACGGAAATCTAGGGGTACAACTCTTTCTACTCATCAGTGGATTTCTGATTCACTATTCCTTTCTGAGTAAACAAGAATCCCTCAACTATAAGCAATTTATGCTCCGGCGATTTTGGCGAATTTACCCGACCTATCTGCTGGTGCTCCTTTTCTTTGCCTTCCAAAATCAGCAACTTACCCAGTATGTCTTACACAACGAACGCGGTCAGTTTTCCTTTCTAACCCACCTCCTACTGATTCATAATCTCTTCGATGACGCCGATATTTTGTTCGGATTCAACGGTTCGTTTTGGAGTTTGGCCCTGGAAATGCAGCTTTACGCCTTATACCCTCTGTTGCTGGCCCTTCGCAAGCGGTACTCGCTGCCTAAAGTCTGTGTAGGTTTACTAGTGATTCATCTCGTGGTCATTACCTACTGCTTGTATGAGTTACGATTCAAGTTTAGTGAAATAACCTTCGTGGGTCATTTCTGGATCATGTGGGCCTTGGGAGCACTCGTCGCCGAAAACTACTATTATGGGAAACGTACGTTTCGCGTATCCGCTCCAGCCTTGGTTGCTTTCTCTCTGCTTTTCCTGGGTACCAAGTTTTTTCCGACATTTTACATCTTCTTCCAATACATTGGTTCGGCTCTGTTGTTTGCCATGCTACTGGATTACCTGCTGGAGAAGCCTTTGAATTTTACGAAACCGATCTATCAAGTCCTCAGCCTGATTGGGGTTTGCAGCTACAGCATTTACCTCATTCATCAGCCGCTACTGGGCAACCTCTATAGTTCCATTGATCTACTCGGTCTGGCTCGCCACTGGCCCTGGTTTAAATTCGTCAACGTTAGCGTTGCCTTCGCTTTTATTACGTTTCTTTCCTATAGCCTTTATCTGGTGGTGGAAAAAAATTCCGTTACGCTGGGAAAGCGCTTGAGTACGCTCGGCAAACCCGTGCGCGTACCCAAGCAGTCCAAAGCGTTTGAAGTAGTCGAAAAATAG